One segment of Anomalospiza imberbis isolate Cuckoo-Finch-1a 21T00152 chromosome 2, ASM3175350v1, whole genome shotgun sequence DNA contains the following:
- the LOC137469782 gene encoding trypsin-like isoform X2, whose translation MKCLLLLAFIGVAVAFPTFAEDDDDKIVGGYTCAKNSVPYQVSLNSGYHFCGGSLISSQWVLSAGHCYKSRIQVQLGKHNLEATESTQQFINSAKVIRHSGYNPYTLDNDIMLIKLATPATLNKAVQTIPLPTSCVATGTTCLISGWGNTLSSGINYPDQLQCLKAPVLSAADCSDAYPGQITKNMMCVGFLEGGKDSCQGDSGGPVVCDGELQGIVSWGYGCAQQGNPGVYTKVCNYVSWIQSTIASN comes from the exons ATGAAGTGCCTGCTGCTTCTCGCCTTTATTGGGGTGGCTG TTGCCTTCCCCACCTTTGCTGAAGATGACGATGACAAGATTGTGGGAGGCTACACCTGTGCAAAGAACTCTGTGCCGTATCAGGTGTCCCTGAATTCTGGATATCACTTCTGTGGAGGTTCCCTCATCAGCAGCCAGTGGGTCCTGTCGGCTGGCCACTGCTACAAATC TCGCATCCAAGTGCAGCTCGGGAAACACAACCTGGAGGCCACCGAATCCACGCAGCAGTTTATCAACTCTGCTAAAGTCATCCGCCACTCTGGCTACAACCCCTACACCCTGGACAATGACATCATGCTCATCAAGCTGGCCACCCCAGCCACGCTCAACAAAGCTGTCCAAACCATTCCTCTGCCCACCAGCTGTGTGGCCACCGGCACCACCTGCCTGATCTCTGGCTGGGGCAACACTCTCAGCAGTGGCA TCAACTACCCGGACCAATTGCAGTGCCTGAAGGCTCCGGTCCTCTCCGCCGCCGACTGCTCTGATGCCTACCCTGGGCAAATTACCAAGAACATGATGTGTGTAGGATTCCTGGAGGGAGGAAAAGACTCCTGCCAG GGAGATTCCGGCGGTCCCGTGGTCTGCGATGGAGAGCTCCAGGGCATTGTCTCCTGGGGATATGGATGCGCCCAGCAGGGCAATCCCGGAGTTTACACCAAGGTTTGCAACTACGTCTCCTGGATCCAGTCCACCATTGCCTCCAACTGA
- the LOC137469782 gene encoding trypsin-like isoform X1, which yields MECTGNSSSPGSSEAMAKFWTLIAFPTFAEDDDDKIVGGYTCAKNSVPYQVSLNSGYHFCGGSLISSQWVLSAGHCYKSRIQVQLGKHNLEATESTQQFINSAKVIRHSGYNPYTLDNDIMLIKLATPATLNKAVQTIPLPTSCVATGTTCLISGWGNTLSSGINYPDQLQCLKAPVLSAADCSDAYPGQITKNMMCVGFLEGGKDSCQGDSGGPVVCDGELQGIVSWGYGCAQQGNPGVYTKVCNYVSWIQSTIASN from the exons ATGGAGTGCACAGGGAATAGTTCTAGCCCAGGAAGTTCTGAGGCAATGGCAAAATTTTGGACCCTCA TTGCCTTCCCCACCTTTGCTGAAGATGACGATGACAAGATTGTGGGAGGCTACACCTGTGCAAAGAACTCTGTGCCGTATCAGGTGTCCCTGAATTCTGGATATCACTTCTGTGGAGGTTCCCTCATCAGCAGCCAGTGGGTCCTGTCGGCTGGCCACTGCTACAAATC TCGCATCCAAGTGCAGCTCGGGAAACACAACCTGGAGGCCACCGAATCCACGCAGCAGTTTATCAACTCTGCTAAAGTCATCCGCCACTCTGGCTACAACCCCTACACCCTGGACAATGACATCATGCTCATCAAGCTGGCCACCCCAGCCACGCTCAACAAAGCTGTCCAAACCATTCCTCTGCCCACCAGCTGTGTGGCCACCGGCACCACCTGCCTGATCTCTGGCTGGGGCAACACTCTCAGCAGTGGCA TCAACTACCCGGACCAATTGCAGTGCCTGAAGGCTCCGGTCCTCTCCGCCGCCGACTGCTCTGATGCCTACCCTGGGCAAATTACCAAGAACATGATGTGTGTAGGATTCCTGGAGGGAGGAAAAGACTCCTGCCAG GGAGATTCCGGCGGTCCCGTGGTCTGCGATGGAGAGCTCCAGGGCATTGTCTCCTGGGGATATGGATGCGCCCAGCAGGGCAATCCCGGAGTTTACACCAAGGTTTGCAACTACGTCTCCTGGATCCAGTCCACCATTGCCTCCAACTGA